The DNA window AATTTGAGGTAACCAAGCTGGCCCAAACCCTGCTAAAGATAACAGAGCCATTAATAGAAAGATCAACTCCCCGGCAAACATATTACCAAATAAACGTAACCCTAAAGACACAGGCTTAGCAATTTCTTCTATGGCTGTCATAACAATATTTATAGGTATTAAATATTTACCAAAAGGATGAAATAAAAACTGTTTAATATAGCCTATAGGACCTTTAACTTTTATATTGTAAAAAATAGTAAGTGCAAAAACAGTTAGTGCTAATGCAAACGTAGTATCGATCTCTGCAGTAGGTACTATCCTTAAATTGTGAATACCAACAAAACCAAGCAGTTTTGGAAACAAATCTACTGGAAATAAATCCATAGCATTCATGAGGAAGACCCACATAAAAATGGTAAGTGCAAGCGGGCCTATGAGCCGGTTTTTTCCTGGAAAAATATCTTTGACTTGCTGATCCACAAATTCAACTACCATCTCAAGCACATTCTGTACACCACTTGGTTTTGAAAAACTAAGGGTTTTTCCTATGCGATATCCTGCATAAATAAGTAATCCAGCTAAGAATAAACTGACAAATATAGTATCCAGTTTAAAACACCAAAACCCATCACATTGACCTACTTGGAGATTAACGAGATGGTGGCTAATATATGCACCTGAATTATTTTCAGTACTCAATTTCTTTCTACCTTAATTTAATACAAACTTTTAGGGTAAAAACACCCTAAGTATAAATATCATTTAATTGCATGGCGATTAAACTGATAACCCAAATAAATATACCCTAAGTAGGCGATACCAAATCCAAATAAAAGCGATAATGGATCTAATTTTAATAATCCCATGCCTATGCCCATTAAAATAAGCGTACTTAGGAAACTAGATCCACTTCCTTGGTAGGGAAAATTTTCTGATCTAGCCTTTTTACTCATTTTTTCTACTCGCCAAGTCATTATTATAGAATTTACTAAGGCGATTACCCCCCCATACCCAGCAGCTAAGGAATAATTAATTCCTTTAATCACTAGAAATAGCGATACTACTAACACTAGTAGGAATAGCTGAGCTACTAACAATTTCCGAAGTGCTGTATAGAGCACTTTTTCTCCATAGCCCATCAAATTTATTTATGAGAAATTAACATACTTGGGGTTAGCGAGTCCTTGCTAAGGCTTGGTGGTACTAGCTGCCCTAGTTAATAGGGCTCATTTATTCAAGTTCTAAAAATTCTCTGTATTCTATCACAATTTTTGTAAAAAAAACCTATTATTAAATATAACTTATAAGTTTTTCACCTTATGCGAGTAAGAATCCCATCAAGTTCATCCATACTATGATAGCGAATCAATATCTTACCTTTTCCTCCTGAGAGGTGTTGAAGCTGAACTACAGCACCTAAACGTTCTGCTAACTCTTCTTCTAGCTTACGGATATCTGGATCGTTTGATAAGCTTTGTTTAGATTGAGATTCTTGCTGCATACGGCGCACTAAATTTTCTGTGTCTCGTACCGATAATCTCTCTTGAATAATTTTATTAGCAATTTTACCTTGTACAGTATTATCTAACGAAAGTAGTGCTCTTGCATGCCCCATTTCTAAATCCCCTTTTTCTACATGAGATCTAATTTCTCCATCCAAAGTAAGAAGACGCAGCAAATTAGAAATTGACGCACGAGAGCAACCTACCGCTTGTGCAATTTCTTGATGAGTCATATTAAATTCATTTATTAATTTTTGATAAGCAGTTGCTTGCTCAATAGCATTAAGATCTTCTCTTTGAATATTCTCGATTAATGCCATCGCAGCGGCTGCTCGATCAGATACATTT is part of the Candidatus Nitrosacidococcus sp. I8 genome and encodes:
- the atpB gene encoding F0F1 ATP synthase subunit A, with the translated sequence MSTENNSGAYISHHLVNLQVGQCDGFWCFKLDTIFVSLFLAGLLIYAGYRIGKTLSFSKPSGVQNVLEMVVEFVDQQVKDIFPGKNRLIGPLALTIFMWVFLMNAMDLFPVDLFPKLLGFVGIHNLRIVPTAEIDTTFALALTVFALTIFYNIKVKGPIGYIKQFLFHPFGKYLIPINIVMTAIEEIAKPVSLGLRLFGNMFAGELIFLLMALLSLAGFGPAWLPQIILDTLWAIFHILIITIQAFIFMLLTIVYLGMAHTKEEH
- a CDS encoding ATP synthase subunit I; amino-acid sequence: MGYGEKVLYTALRKLLVAQLFLLVLVVSLFLVIKGINYSLAAGYGGVIALVNSIIMTWRVEKMSKKARSENFPYQGSGSSFLSTLILMGIGMGLLKLDPLSLLFGFGIAYLGYIYLGYQFNRHAIK
- a CDS encoding ParB/RepB/Spo0J family partition protein, encoding MGLKKRGLGRGLDSLLGAINAPLYIGESKPKEELRSLSLEQIQRGKYQPRVEISPEALAELADSIRAQGVIQPIIVRSEQNGIFELIAGERRWRAAQIVGLKEIPALVKNVSDRAAAAMALIENIQREDLNAIEQATAYQKLINEFNMTHQEIAQAVGCSRASISNLLRLLTLDGEIRSHVEKGDLEMGHARALLSLDNTVQGKIANKIIQERLSVRDTENLVRRMQQESQSKQSLSNDPDIRKLEEELAERLGAVVQLQHLSGGKGKILIRYHSMDELDGILTRIR